One region of Bombus affinis isolate iyBomAffi1 chromosome 3, iyBomAffi1.2, whole genome shotgun sequence genomic DNA includes:
- the LOC126914783 gene encoding 39S ribosomal protein L27, mitochondrial: MTLLTQLYAYTLKNSKSLINATSTNIVCVRHASKKFSGSTRISPGHARPKHRGWRVQDGHCVEKSTILATQRTPRFHPGLYVGFGRNGTLYALEKGKVFITCEKINPNLSHAWARAHYANRENNVIYKKHFNVIPDPQDNRFVLIDAL, encoded by the exons ATGACACTCTTAACACAGTTGTATGCTTACACTTTAAAAAACTCCAAATCTCTCATAAATGCCACTTCTACCAATATAG taTGTGTAAGGCATGCATCAAAAAAATTTAGTGGTAGTACACGTATCAGTCCTGGTCATGCAAGGCCTAAACACAGAGGATGGCGAGTACAAGATGGACATTGTGTAGAAAAATCTACAATATTAGCTACACAACGTACACCTCGATTTCATCCAGGactatat gttggttttggtagaaatggTACATTATATGCTTTAGAAAAGGGAAAAGTATTTATCACCTGTGAGAAGATTAATCCAAATCTGAGCCATGCTTGGGCTAGAGCACACTATGCTAACAGAGAAAACAATGTGATATATAAAAAACATTTTAATGTTATTCCTGATCCACAAGATAATAGATTTGTATTAATTGATGCTctttaa
- the LOC126914761 gene encoding ras-related C3 botulinum toxin substrate 1 — MSSGRPIKCVVVGDGTVGKTCMLISYTTDSFPGEYVPTVFDNYSAPMVVDGIPVSLGLWDTAGQEDYDRLRPLSYPQTDVFLICFSVTSPSSFENVTSKWYPEIKHHCPDAPMILVGTKIDLRDDRETLTALAEQGLSAIKREQGQKLANKIRAVKYMECSALTQRGLKQVFDEAVRAVLRPEPQKRRQRRCIML; from the exons ATGAGTTCAGGCAGACCAATCAAATGTGTGGTAGTAGGGGATGGAACAGTAGGAAAAACATGTATGTTAATATCATATACAACTGACAGTTTTCCAGGAGAATATGTTCCTACAGT GTTTGACAATTATTCAGCACCTATGGTTGTGGATGGAATACCTGTTAGTCTAGGGCTTTGGGATACAGCAGGTCAAGAAGATTATGACAGGCTCCGTCCACTTTCATATCCACAGACTGATGTTTTTCTAATTTGTTTCTCAGTAACAAGCCCTTCATCTTTTGAAAATGTTACCAGCAAATGGTATCCAGAGATAAAACATCACTGCCCAGATGCCCCAATGATACTTGTTGGAACTAAAATAGATTTACGAGATGATCGTGAGACACTTACTGCCTTAGCTGAACAAGGTCTTAGTGCTATAAAACGTGAACAAGGACAAAAATTGGCAAATAAG ATTCGTGCAGTGAAATATATGGAATGTTCTGCACTCACACAACGTGGTCTAAAACAAGTGTTTGATGAAGCAGTACGTGCTGTTTTAAGACCTGAACCCCAAAAACGCAGACAGAGAAGATGCATTATGctataa
- the LOC126914756 gene encoding mitochondrial transcription rescue factor 1: MLYRTICNIVRRTACTNIQISYALKSVSNLNTKRCNLFLNCSYPQQNLNSMLFVRFKSKGNISRKSKSEDEESDEDEEFDIDVDDYLNTDKSKVVVITVPSLRLDAIAKAGLGISRNKLDKDFYNSNLRVNGKKCFKKGMMVRIGDEIDVIQRRSPTNPNFLIINRCTLQAVKANPETDSIKVKLIQNKSLLVENYKDKWDNNE; the protein is encoded by the exons ATGTTATACAGGACAATTTGTAATATTGTGCGAAGGACAGCATgtacaaatatacaaatatcgTATGCATTAAAAAGTGTATCGAACTTAAATACTAAACGAtgtaatttatttctgaattgtTCATACCCGCAACAAAATTTGAATTCCATGTTATTTGTAAGATTCAAGAGTAAAGGAAACATTTCAAGAAAA AGTAAGAGTGAAGATGAAGAATCTGATGAAGATGAAGAGTTTGATATTGATGTTGATGACTATTTAAATACAGATAAATCAAAGGTAGTTGTAATTACAGTACCTTCTCTTCGATTAGATGCTATTGCTAAAGCTGGATTAGGAATATCACGCAA taaACTGGATAAAGATTTTTACAACAGTAACTTACGTGTAAATGGAAAAAAATGCTTCAAAAAAGGAATGATG GTGCGTATTGGAGATGAAATAGATGTCATTCAAAGACGAAGTCCTACAAATCCAAACTTTTTGATAATAAATCGATGTACATTACAAGCAGTTAAAGCAAATCCCGAAACAGATAGTATTAAAGtaaaattaattcaaaataAATCTTTATTAGTTGAAAATTATAAAGATAAATGGGACAATAATGAATAA
- the LOC126914730 gene encoding tRNA-splicing endonuclease subunit Sen34 produces MIDLILSRNNVFIWSAEDWLKLRKDYRIIGELIGCLPKKPRQDIFLGLPLLLQPEEVSLLLEKNIARLVRYSCLQKPPSNSLKQAFEEYRNKLYVEQEKCLKKERQKQIIGMMDKIIEGKKRKMLGIDTRKKKVMKSLDPKVQAAFNNIEINRQDLLKEEMAKLPKLDKTEALIQTHTAYPWTDENDIEIIEWKYPSNEKQQLRYKTYKDLWERGYYVTNGEKFGGDFLAYPGDPIMFHSQFIILCKDKKEEIPITELSAQCRIACHVRKTQVYAFFSENQIIKYQSFQWAESATFENV; encoded by the exons ATGATAGACTTAATTTTATCAAGAAACAATGTCTTTATATGGAGTGCAGAAG ACTGGTTGAAGCTTAGAAAGGATTATCGAATAATTGGAGAACTTATAGGTTGTCTTCCAAAGAAACCTAGGCAAGATATATTTTTGGGTCTTCCATTACTCTTACAACCAGAAGAAGTATCTCTTTTGCTTGAAAAGAATATTGCACGTCTTGTACGATATTCATGTCTACAAAAACCACCGTCCAATTCTCTAAAACAAGCTTTTgaagaatatagaaataaattatatgtagaacaagaaaaatgtttaaagaaagaaagacaaaAACAG ataattGGTATGATGGACAAAATTATAGAAGGGAAAAAGCGAAAAATGCTTGGGATAGATACAAGGAAGAAAAAAGTAATGAAATCATTAGATCCTAAAGTACAAGCAGCAtttaataatattgaaataaatagacAAGATTTATTAAAGGAAGAAATGGCAAAATTACCCAAATTAGACAAAACTGAAGCTTTAATTCAAACCCATACAG CATACCCATGGACAGATGAAAATGATATAGAAATAATAGAATGGAAGTATCCTTCAAATGAGAAACAACAACTTCGATATAAGACATATAAAGATTTATGGGAAAGAGGATATTATGTAACAAATGGAGAAAAATTTGGAGGAGATTTTCTAGCTTATCCTG gAGATCCCATTATGTTTCACTCCCAAttcataattttatgtaaagatAAAAAAGAGGAAATTCCAATAACTGAACTTTCAGCACAGTGTCGGATTGCTTGCCATGTTCGAAAAACACAAGTATATGCTTTCTTCTCTGAAAACCAAATCATAAAATACCAATCATTCCAATGGGCAGAAAGTGCTACATTTGAAAATGTTTAA
- the LOC126914248 gene encoding kinetochore-associated protein 1, with translation MFAGKMALWNKVVSGFDREEETVNFGVRTVAENNGSLYETSTLATIQSTGKLPKEPNILASVQYSRVCIAIDKSITIFENGTCEKILLSVSFELLITCYCISHNGIFLFVALSNGTLYCLHLLNKGQVIFTKNITKTEDKIIAMFLQNKSDEYINIYLATKNGAIYRVLQFNPKLIQLTLINEINIDAIKEITKEVKCEQLFKGFSSDEVIYATASITTREVSIAMLCSNMLFMWPSEQHINFNTFHYNYIKVKFLKSYIAMLCLRTDYTLSIICPQTLLGIQVYSKPISDFAIIENNDNGICQILVLTFDNDCTTYMLHVLSYPDFQEKFKINVPPITYLIEIMDPYDEIILYLEGINNFTNNEYIDTVRVKAVSESLPEYQLQRLVRKKQFDAAEAFAYKFNLSTDPIYCAKAALLLSQLGPWAKNTSSPFQLDMLFNIFDKIKDVQYVVECCSKALIPEYKQMRNIYLYARSRIIESTAEDNKYLKLLSSINDILHKLETFHMIWGYKKNVKCYDEDIMNEWIKFSRANLMEEYKTHLSLGEMEAATLIWTRHLPDIIKHVSIEIVKDIFAILPEKISLVALWTWLSHFIPSLLSFVPNAMCEIMLWGIKKVKSFEQFHRSEWPQIGIDFAEKFIKLLKFEESHHSLYFQQGCLNKDSNLKQLVFLIQAMSDIQKLKVDYRLAISLNSYIGDPMEVSYILLDKIHINIIQEFINTFLKQYMLNNSLQNDYVLSSYIQKTLRNSKSWWSGEEAPWEKKVILIIDLIQDIETKLQQTLEVLKKATVPWSSTIVTLTETSYNSDHILISQIRMEHNCVPIKLILKKYGYERIGINNKLIHCIIKENHESMISDIEQITKNDLLSRKKAFASCVNYYLVRGNFENVTKTLSSLENDILVYCCVQIVNFVRAGLTLKVMPESLIHHIEMLGWVKLQLKKLSKTCKIQSHHCNNVIDSINEIKSMYFLKKDFQINVTLEEYQDKKKQILQNYIRRLCDMDIEKDENLFISYKKVIKVADLLKLQRIDAISTLLEQTKSINILNYFIRFLFRYKGQLNIMTHECQYIHKICLFIMQDITRDADIAVTVQSLSSAALCVCSDDELQSMLLLYTWANLYQMCSNKNLRYGSNSVDIKHEELSRLQWKLYTIYKDLAIATDEFLLPLFKNAISIQRNYMAKLKHDIKHVSSDATDEYFDQLNAEEALKNLLNKIKKLKVEHNDYCLLQIIKTLYFNFCIIQNISDTLLIEIKSIYFHLSMILLKKIICSRSFDLQLSLSCLFMLSDSEACKWISSACKSFQPDYARHSRITILGYEYFHLTGNQICLQTFKNNKILHYWTQKLSKYLISYKELLTSDATIKREILQRIMNYNDDMVPLFQEFCFDFGFDIQDCLLLYLQTVVKTWNPKLNINNYNGKKELHINENEVNELRKKCNIIATYITDKIALKDSVTSVLSQINFYYYEVFIILMDLIEDKNIEHRNYFCFLQNYTRTGLATQIECEEWMHLNPGYTSLPPIAEWRLPFLPKVELWKLITPELNLKTYEKWLDIAPVLKLQPHIVCTLAIKGEVTRAWKNKHKMDKWSLCSKNGSLLDDIKRCIERMTGPDALYYGTAALYYVVNHTPPGADQVAAVEECYKYAQLSAQKSTTFEEGMLEKIKFKYLRFTSEHVLRVHGLDNKNYLSLIGNPNKLVRELYADESIPQRYQCVTNHRPDINTAVNSLSQLFSINVVKLRIELLQEWLQPDTKYIKFNQSITETFSVTTNSESTLNCDDNLLRACYILEHGDLELSINFLINISFGEKNEDYSPETRYRALRVLQTIVDTVKLEDLTKRDYQTIRNYMRSLKYISKLELLGIGYSINTFETCSKYELVQILWKTQSYSSQALVIIAQLCIDFEIYEYSLWDKNLTKLAKLLMINELKKILLQIRNINIIVNSNGYLLAWEVTISEPFRKMDINPTSEQIEKCIEALQLLYSCPVVHGLNFTNIIKYCFQCQQDHLAVAFLPFLNDDDTIFVLEKIKYASSITKVLKELNNLYSNGILCIAYTNKIIEDTLAKMNIQ, from the exons ATGTTCGCGGGTAAAATGGCGCTATGGAATAAAGTGGTTTCAGGATTTGATAGAGAAGAAGAAACTGTAAATTTTGGGGTAAGAACGGTAGCAGAAAATAATGGTTCATTATATGAAACTTCTACTCTTGCAACAATACAATCGACTGGAAAG TTACCAAAAGAACCAAATATCTTAGCATCTGTGCAATATTCAAGAGTTTGTATAGCAATTGATAAGtcaattaccatattcgagaaTGGAACATGTGAAAAAATACTATTAAGTGTCAGTtttgaattattaataacatGTTATTGTATTTCTCATAAtggtatatttttatttgttgctTTATCAAATGGAACATTATATTGtcttcatttattaaataaaggGCAAGTAATCTTCACAAA AAATATAACAAAAACTGAAGATAAAATAATAGCAATGTTTTTACAAAACAAATCTgatgaatatattaatatatatcttGCCACAAAAAATGGAGCTATTTATAG AGTATTACAATTTAATCCTAAACTTATTCAGTTGACTCTTATAAATGAGATTAATATTGATGCAATAAAAGAGATAACAAAAGAAGTTAAATGTGAACAGTTATTTAAAGGATTTTCTTCTGATGAG GTAATATATGCTACTGCAAGTATAACTACTAGAGAAGTATCAATAGCTATGTTATGTTCAAATATGTTATTTATGTGGCCCAGTGAACagcatattaattttaatacatttcattataattatattaaagtcaaatttttaaaaagctaCAT TGCAATGTTATGTTTACGTACAGATTATACTTTAAGTATAATATGTCCTCAAACTCTACTTGGTATACAAGTATATTCTAAGCCTATATCAGATTTTgcaattattgaaaataatgaTAATGGTATATGCCAAATACTTGTGTTAACATTTGATAATGATTGTACTACGTATATGTTACATGTGCTTTCTTATCCag ATTTCCAAGAaaagtttaaaataaatgtaCCACCTATAACATATCTTATTGAAATTATGGATCCTTAtgatgaaataattttatatttggaAGGAATTAATAATTTTACCAATAATGAATATATAGATACAGTTAGAGTAAAAGCTGTATCAGAAAGTCTTCCTGAATATCAGTTACAACGTTTAGTGAGAAAAAAACAATTTGATGCAGCTGAAGCTTTtgcatataaatttaatttatctaCAGATCCCATTTATTGTGCAAAAGCTGCATTGCTCCTATCACAACTTGGACCTTGGGCAAAAAATACTTCTAGTCCTTTTCAATTAGACATgctttttaatatatttgataaaataaaagatgtgCAATATGTGGTAGAATGTTGTAGCAAAGCACTTATACCTGAATACAAACAAATGAGGAACATTTATTTGTATGCACGTTCAAGAATAATAGAAAGTACTGCT gaagataataaatatttaaaacttcTTTCTTCGATTAATGATATACTACATAAGTTAGAAACTTTTCATATGATTTGGGgttataaaaaaaatgtaaaatgttaTGATGAAGATATTATGAATGAATGGATTAAATTTTCACGGGCGAATTTAATGGAAGAATACAAAACACATTTGAGTTTG ggAGAAATGGAAGCAGCTACTTTGATTTGGACAAGACATCTTCCAGATATAATAAAACATGTATCCATAGAAATAGTAAAAGATATATTTGCAATTCTTCCTGAGAAGATATCCTTAGTTGCCCTTTGGACATGGTTATCACACTTTATTCCCAGTTTATTGTCATTTGTTCCTAATGCAATGTGTGAAATTATGCTCTGGGGTATTAaaaaagttaaatcatttgaaCAGTTTCATCGTTCAGAATGGCCCCAGATTGGAATTGATTTTGCAGaaaagtttataaaattattaaaatttgaagaaaGTCATCATTCGTTATATTTTCAGCAAGGGTGTTTGAACAAAGATTCCAATTTAAAACAATTGGTTTTTTTAATACAAGCTATGTCTGATATTCAAAAATTGAAAGTTGATTACAG atTAGCAATATCTCTCAATTCGTATATTGGAGATCCTATGGAAGTCTCATATATATTACTGGATaagatacatataaatataatccaagaatttataaatacatttctAAAACAATACATGTTGAATAATTCTCTGCAAAATGATTATGTACTTTCTTCGTATATACAG AAAACTTTAAGGAATTCTAAAAGTTGGTGGTCAGGTGAAGAAGCTCCATGGGAGAAAAAAGTTATTCTTATTATTGATTTAATTCAAGATATAgag ACTAAATTACAACAAACATTAGAGGTACTGAAAAAAGCTACAGTTCCATGGTCTTCAACTATTGTAACTTTAACAGAAACAAGCTATAATTCTGATCATATTTTAATATCCCAAATCAGAATGGAACATAATTGTGTTCCAATTAAACTTATCTTAAAGAAATATGGATATGAACGCATTGGCATAAATAAT AAATTAATACActgtataataaaagaaaatcatgaaaGCATGATATCAGATATTGAACAAATAactaaaaatgatttattatcGAGGAAAAAAGCATTTGCATCCTGTGTAAATTACTACCTAGTTAGGGG GAATTTTGAAAATGTAACCAAGACATTAAGTTCCTTAGAAAATGACATTTTAGTATATTGTTGTGTACAAATTGTTAATTTCGTTAGAGCTGGTTTAACGCTAAAG gTCATGCCTGAGTCTCTTATACATCACATTGAGATGTTGGGTTGggtaaaattacaattaaaaaagCTTTCAAAAACGTGTAAAATCCAATCACATCATTGTAATAACGTTATCGATagtataaatgaaataaaatcaatgtattttttaaagaaagatTTTCAAATTAATGTTACACTTGAAGAGTATCAAGATAAAAAAAAGCAAATATTACAAAACTATATTAGGAGATTGTGCGATA tGGACATAGAGAAAGatgaaaacttatttatctcttataaaaaagttataaaGGTTGCTGACTTACTTAAATTACAAAGAATTGATGCAATATCTACATTATTAGAGCAGACAAAAAGTATAaacatattaaattattttattagg TTCCTATTTAGATACAAAGGACAATTAAATATAATGACACATGAATgtcaatatatacataaaatatgtttatttattatGCAAGATATTACAAGAGATGCAGACATTGCAGTTACAGTTCAAAGTTTAAGTTCTGCTGCATTATGTGTATGTTCAGATG ATGAATTACAATCTATGTTACTATTGTATACATGGGCAAATTTATATCAAATgtgttctaataaaaatcttAGATATGGTTCAAATTCAGTGGATATAAAGCATGAAGAATTATCAAGATTACAATGGAAGTTGTATACGATATATAAAGATTTAGCTATCGCAACAGATGAATTTTTACTACCGCTATTTAAAAATGCAATTTCTATACAGAGAAATTATATGGCTAAATTAAAACatg ATATAAAACACGTATCAAGTGATGCAACTGATGAATATTTTGATCAG CTAAATGCAGAAGAAGCTTTGAAGAACTTGCtcaataaaataaagaaattaaaagtgGAACATAACGATTATTGCTTATTGCAGATTATTAAAACATTATATTTCAACTTTTgcattatacaaaatataagtGATACTTtattaatagaaattaaatcaatatattttcatctttcaatgatattattaaaaaaaataatatgtaGTCGGTCATTTGATCTTCAGCTTAGTTTATCTTGCTTGTTTATGTTGTCTGATTCAGAAGCATGTAAATGGATATCTTCTGCTTGTAAATC ATTTCAACCAGATTACGCTCGCCATTCAAGAATAACAATACTTGGatatgaatattttcatttgACAGGAAATCAAATATGTCTGCAgacatttaaaaataataaaatattgcatTATTGGACGCAAAAGTTGTCTAAATATTTAATCTCATATAAAG aACTTTTAACAAGTGATGCTACAATTAAGAGAGAAATATTACAACGTATTATGAACTATAATGATGACATGGTTCCTTTGTTTCAAGAGTTCTGCTTTGATTTTGGGTTTGATATTCAGGATTGTTTATTACTTTATTTACAAACAGTAGTAAAAACATGGAAcccaaaattaaatataaataattacaatggGAAAAAAG AATTGCATATTAATGAGAATGAAGTAAATGAATTAAGAAAAAAATGCAATATAATTGCTACTTATATCACGGATAAAATTGCCTTAAAGGACAGTGTTACAAGTGTTTTATCGCAA ataaatttttattattatgaagTATTTATAATTCTTATGGATCTTATAGAGGACAAAAATATAGaacatagaaattatttttgtttcttaCAAAATTATACTCGCACTGG TTTAGCTACACAAATAGAATGTGAAGAGTGGATGCATCTCAACCCAGGATATACTTCTTTACCTCCTATTGCAGAATGGCGATTACCTTTTCTGCCTAAAGTTGAATTATGGAAACTTATAA ctCCTGAATTAAATTTAAAGACTTATGAGAAATGGTTAGATATTGCTCCTGTTCTTAAATTACAACCTCATATTGTATGTACTTTAGCCATAAAAGGAGAAGTAACACGTGCTTGGAAGAATAAACacaaaatggataaatggtCTCTTTGTTCAAAAAATGGTAGTTTGCTAGATGATATAAAAAGATGTATAGAAAGAATGACTGGTCCAGATGCATTGTATTATGGTACAGCAGCATTATATTATGTTGTCAATCATACACCACcag GAGCTGATCAAGTAGCAGCAGTTGAAGAGTGTTATAAATATGCTCAGCTGTCAGCCCAGAAATCTACAACGTTTGAAGAAGGAATGCTAGaa aaaataaaattcaaatatttacgTTTTACATCGGAACATGTTTTACGTGTACATGGCTTAGACaacaaaaattatttgtcaTTAATCGGAAACCCGAATAAATTAGTTCGTGAATTATATGCAGATGAAAGTATACCTCAAAGATATCAATGTGTTACTAATCATAGACCTGATATAAATACTGCTGTTAATTCTCTCAGTCAGTTATTCTCTATCAATGTTGTTAAACTACGGATAGAATTATTACAGGAGTGGTTACAACCAGAtactaaatatataaaattcaatcAAAGTATAACAGAAACATTTTCAGTAACAACAAATTCCGAATCAACTCTAAATTGTGATGATAATTTATTAAG AGCATGCTACATTTTAGAACATGGAGACCTCGAATTGTCAATCaattttcttataaatataaGTTTTGGCGAAAAAAATGAAGATTATAGTCCTGAAACACGTTATAGAGCTCTTCGTGTATTACAAACTATAGTCGATACTGTTAAATTGGAAGATTTAACTAAACGTGATTACCAAACAATCAG aaATTATATGAGATCTttgaaatatataagtaaattagAATTATTAGGAATAGGTTACAGTATAAATACATTTGAAACATGTTCTAAATATGAACTTGTGCAAATTTTATGGAAAACACAAAGTTATTCATCGCAAGCACTTGTTATTATTGCACAGCTTTGCATAGATTTTGAAATATATGAATATTCTCTCTGGGATAAAAATTTAACTAAATTAGCTAAATTATTAATG attaatgaattaaaaaaaattttactacaaatacgaaatataaatattattgtaaatTCTAATGGATATCTATTGGCATGGGAAGTAACAATTTCAGAACCTTTCAGAAAAATGGATATAAATCCGACCTCTGAACAAATTGAAAAATGCATTGAAGCtttacaacttttatattcgtgTCCAGTCGTACATGGCTTAAATTTCACTAACATCATAAAGTATTGTTTTCAGTGCCAACAAGATCATTTAGCAGTTGCATTTTTACCATTTTTAAATGATGATGATACAATATTTGTTTTGGAA AAAATTAAATATGCATCTAGTATTACTAAggtattaaaagaattaaataacttATATTCAAATGGAATACTTTGTATAGCTTAT actaataaaattatagaagatACACTAGCAAAAATGAACATTCAGTAA